The Ziziphus jujuba cultivar Dongzao chromosome 12, ASM3175591v1 sequence attttttttattttaaatgaggGAACTAAATTAAAGttcaatttgtagttgatcAAAATGAGTGAGGTCTAAAATTAGATTGTACAGGATGCATGTAGATCTTTGTTCTATTTTCCCTATCTGATCAATAATAAAATCTTATCTCTCATCTAAAAAATTTTTATACTactttatttgtttagtttataatatttttttcctttcgctACGATGTTTCACATAAGATGAAATTTAGTACTCATCCGGTAGAAATATAGACAGAAAAATATCAAGGCTTTCGATACACCATTTTGCGCTACTACTAATTTGGTCcaacaattcaaaaaaataataataataataataaaaattgtttgcaaacaaaaaaaaaaaaaaaaaaggaaagaaagaattaTAGGGATAAATAAGAGCACTAGCAGGTCTGATTGACATTATTTTGCATGTATTAGTACACGTGTTCCTTTTGCTTTTTTAACTCAAATATCTCAGCAAAAGTACAAGATTGCGACTGAGGACATCTATCTTTAGGTcactcaaaaaatcaaaatatgttgGAAGTGTATAGCAAAGCGCATTAGATTGTGGGGAGAAAAAGAGAAGTGAGTGAAAGGAGATGTATATTGAAAAGCAATTAGGAAAGGGACTGTGGGATGCTAGGAGTGGGTGACAGTGGGTTCACATGAATTAATTCttctatatatttgaaaaaattaaaattgaaaaaattatatatatatatatatatatatatatacctggcaattcgggttggtgggtcgtgttcgtgtcaacccgtttaataatcgtgtcaaaaatgcctaacccgaacacgacccatttattaatcgtgtcaggtacctaaaatactaacccgacctgtttataaacaggtcaacacgacacgacccgtttaacacgattattttaacgggtcatGTTGACTTATTAActcgttaacctgaaattgacctattaacccgaaaactaacctattaacccgttaactcgaaaattaacctattaacccgaaatttttttttatttttatgtttttgttttattaaagatgtattttttgtttttaaaaaattagtaatagaaaattatttttataaaatttttaagttataatattttttagttattaaatattatattagtgataaaatattaatttaaaattaaatttaaatgggttgtaataggtatataatcgtgtcgggttgaaactgacacgtttaataaatgggtcgtaacgggtcaatttcgagttaaacaggtcaacccgaaaatgacacgattaataatcgtgttaaacgggttgacccgattatgatccgaacccatttataataaacccaaacccatttattccgtgtcgttttcgagtcgtgttgccgtgtcatgatccaaattgccaggtctatatatatatatatatctatatatatatatatatttatacacgtataaaagagaagagaaagatgATAGAATGGCCATGGAGATAAAACTTTTTGTACAATATATGAGTATGATATGATCCACTAAGTCATTTATAATCCAACACtcgtaaaatttatatattttacttggATATTCCTTGTTACACAAATAACATGATATAACTATTAGATATAACACTTTGTCGAGTGAAAAATGGTGAATGTGCCAATCCCAATGGTGATGATAAGCAAAAGAGAGGTGAGGATTGAGTAACAGAGAGTAGAGGAATACATGGGGGCTGTTCTTCTATTGCCCATTTTTTGGTTTGTCTTCATATGAAAATTGCCAATGTCCCCCTCACGAGAATGACCATTTCCAACTTCCCTTGTTTTCTTCTACCCTTCCATCTGCTTGTCGTTTTTGCATCTTGGAATGTGTGTTtgatactctctctctctctctctctctaaattctTTTATTAACTTTGGAGTAGATTTCATTCACCATTGCTACTGCTCCCATGAAATCagcaaaaaaaaatcattacaaTGACTTCCTTCAAAGCACTTGaaaaagcatatttttcttttaacagtACAAAGACACATGATTCCAaagcaaggaaaagaaaatgtaagCAGAgaatccctttttatttttataggtcATGCTAGAGCTGCATAACCATTCACTAGCTAgcatatttaattttacttggattttttttttcttttttaatcaaacCTAGTAAACGCCCTGATCTTTTCTAACCTAGAAAAACAtggtataaaaaatttcaaaaaaataaaattaaaaaacagatAACCTTTTTATTCCTCTATAAAAATTATCAGCTCCcaaaaaaagtagaaattaaCTTCAACTTGATATATCTgctttaaaaatttatacaacACTCCCAcgtaccaaaaaacaaaaacatggaTATCTTAAAATTAATAACTCATAATATATGGTAGTTAGTTGCCCTTCCCTTCGCTTGGAATTTCACAGATCCATTTGGTATGATATTCCCAATTTTTCGATTGAacaccctttttcttttttttctttttttcttttttaatttttttttaagagtacCTCCAAATTTTTCAATTGAAATGTTGCTGTTCCAACCACGGCCAAAACCCAGATTGATCATCAATCCCACAAAACATGTTGCTCAAGCTTTCCTCTTTCACCAtatgatcaatattattattattgttgttcttCTGGCATTGTAGATGATCAGGTCCTCTTGatgatgaattttgaaaaagcTGTGCCACACCTGTTGGCCTTATGGATGAAGGAAAAAGAGTTCTTCTTGTGATTGGATGGCTGTCAATTGCTGGTGTTCTTGAAATATCCAACTTTATTTCAGAGCTGTTCTCACTTCTATTACTGCAAGACCCTTCTGTTTCTTTATTGAGATTGATAGATTCAGTTGGTTCTCTATTTTTCAATGCCAATATCTGCAAccccattaattaattaattaattaattaacaagataaaccaaatacccaaaaaaataatataaaaaatataatttagatatgATGAGGTTTTGCCTAGTTAATTGTGCAAGAAAGATCTGTCCTTCAAATGATTACcctttttgccccaaaaaatgATCAATCAATCCatcatttaagaaaaaaaaaaaaaaaaaaaaaaaaagctgcatCTATTATCAGAAAAGTGAACTTTTTAATCCCTAGTTTTGTGGTTCATTATGCTCAACAACAGAAAATAAAAGGGTCTGGAAAAATCATGATGtataacaggaaaaaaaaaaaaaaaaaaagtcaaaaagcaTAAATCACTCATGTTAAAAGAAGGATCATGATTACAAAACTATGTTTCTAGAGAATCGAAAAGAAAAACACCATGCAAAACTTGAATGTATTTTCTACAAATCTCGAACTCAatttaacaaaagaaagaaaaaaaaacacttttggaaaacaaataaataaattccaacCTCTGCTTGAAGTTTTTGGTTCTGAGTTTGTAAAGCATCATTATCTGCTTTAATTGCTTCAAACTGTCTTTTAAGAAGTTCATAATCTTTCTCCAACTGCTTTGTCTTCCACCTTGCTCTTCTGTTCTGAAACCAAATAGCAATCTGTCTTGGTTGCAGACCCAAAGCCCTAGCCAATTGCATTTTTCTCTCAGGCTCAAGCTTATTACCCAACTCAAAGTTCTTCTCCAGTGTCTTAACCTGTTCCATGTTtaatcttctcttcttctcccCAGCTTGTGATCCATCATCGGACAGATCGTCTTCTCCATTTGCCTCCTCCCCCAATTCAATCCCTGAAAATGACATCGATTTCTTCCCTAGAAAAGATGCAACACCTGCAACAaccagaccaaaaaaaaaataaaattggaaaccCATTACAGGCAAGAATGTATAGAGATAAACAGTGATTCTCTTATCCAAAAAATTTTTGTCCAGGATCGTCCAGGAAAATATCCCACCAACATCGTTATAATATTCCTGGATAAGAGGATTTTTATggaggtaaatatatatatatatatatatatatatagagagagagagagagagagagactaccaTGAAAGTCTTGAGGTGTGCATGGAGGAAGAATTGGATTGAGAGAAGTTGGAGGTTGATGGTCATCTTCATGAGGGGTTTGAAGCATGAAGTTGGTTGGAAAGAATGCCATGGCATTGCCGGTCATGACCACCTTACTAAGATTTTTTACAATTCCAATCTAAATAACTTCAATGATAACCTGTCTGCCATGTTTGAAGAAGTAAtaacaaaaaggaagaagaaagatggtTGGTCAGATTGGATATGAAGTTTTGAGGTGGGAGAGAAGCTAGCTAGGAATACATGAAAAAGATcttaatatatcaaaataaaattctttcatctattttttttttttttttaagatgaatTTCTTCAATTGGAAGGAGGTGTAGGGACTTATATATCTTACCAGCTTATAGGAagatttagtttttctttttatatatttattgagaGAAAATGGGGTTGaggagaaagtgagagagaaatGAATGATTCTATGGTAAGATTGAACCCTTTTTTATGCATTTCTTTTTCGGTCTTTTTTTAACGCCTTAGATaaacaatttctttctttctttctttctttctttctttctttctttctttattattttttgaaaatttacccATAGAAAAGAAATGTACATTTTAATAGATGTTATGTATGATTTGATGTAACACTAACATATCCTTTTGTAAAAAAGGTGCATAATGAGGTAATTAAAAgactttaaattaatattaaaaaatgaaaaaaataaaaaataaaaaggctttTGAGTGGTGTGTGAGCGTATAGATATATTGGGATTAATAATTTTACAGAGTATAGGTCGTTTTCACTCTTAAAAGACAAATACTGCTGTTTTTCTTAACAAAGACAGTTgtctttaatatttatttccaaATGGGAAACAGGGCACTTTTCAAGTTAGCTTGATTCCATTGTTAAAAGGGAGTGGGGGGAGAAAATGGAGGTTCATATTTTATGCTTCTTTAATGTGAAGTGGGTgacttaaagaaaataaagaaatgttCCTTATGATTCATTAATAAACTTTATAAACTAAAGTATTCCATGTAGCGTAGCTATCTTTTGTTTTCTGgggttaaaataaaaataaaaaataaaaaataaaaataaaaagctagaTTTTTTTGTGCTTCTGTGAAAAAGAAGCTAACAATAGTTGCTCTAAACATGTTTAGTGTATGCCTATATAAGTCATTTATTATCAAGGCcaacattatattattatagtaAACATTTATGAAATcaaccatttaaatttaattttaaaaaatatgtccaatctaattaaacaaattcaatGATTATCATTAGAAattttagtataatattattatatctacTCATAAAATACTCattgtatatgtatacatattgtTCGTCTTTTATACAATGAATTTGGTAATATTACACTAAAAATCAGCCCAATCAATCTTTTAAATTTgtagactaaaaaaaaaaaaaacttttttaaatttaattttacaagATAATTCAACCCAgttgaatatatttaaaaaaaattaatatatatatatatatatttatgtttatcataatttttaagtaGAAGGAGGTTACTGAATAAAGAAGAGAAATGAGTTGGCTGTGTACTTTAGGTTCTAACATGAGGGATTGAATTTTGTAAgttgaggagagagaaagagaaaagaggagagagaggagaggaGAGGAGAGGAGAAGGGGGGCAGGAATCTAGGGGATGGGTCCAATGAGGGGGGGCAGGGTTTGCTACCTAACCCACCAACAGGTATCGTGCATTAGGATGAAGCTCTTTCCCATCATCAATTTATCCCTTTCTATCACCTTCAGCCCCAACCCCAACCCAAACCCAAACCCCCCTGTGTATTACAATGGgtgaaaaagaaagattgagAGTTGAGAGTGAGAGTTGagagttgagagagagagaaagagagttttCTTTcccccaaataataataataataacaataacaataaaaccCAAGCATAGCAAAACAAAGCTCTTTTTATAACCCTACTAGAGCTGGTCTTTTTTGTCTTTGTGCCCCCTCCTAATTTATGTGTCCATCTTTATCCCACTGCTGCTCTCTCTACTGCCACACCACCACCCCTATTTggcctttctctttttctctctctccctccctcaATTTCAACatctatataaatacatattaattaacCCCATATACTATTTTCATTGTATTCTTATCCTATATATCTTACTATGCCAGACCGACAGTGGTGTTCAAGTCACCACAACAGACCTCGTGCTGTGAGAAAATTGCATATCAAGTCGCTTCTTCTTTGGAATGACAAAACAGAtgtttctttaaaaattatagGTGTGTTCGGGAAGTATTTTTAGAAGTTTAAAACCGTTGCAAACGAGCTAAAAGCACATCTCATGATgatggttaaaaaattaaaaaaaaaatctaaaagtaaTTTGTAGTGATactaagaaaaaattatatacttaGTGATTTCAAAAACACCAATTAAGTGATGCTTcatgaattaatttttaaaagaaccCTAAATCAAAAAAAGGTGATTTAATACTTTCAACTAAACATTATAgtgatttctttttttgattttttttatcttcttaaaattgatttttaacatttaaaaccaTCATCATTGATAAGTAGACGATCTTAGAAAATAAGTCttgatattattgatatttgatGATTTATAGTACAACTAAAGGAATACAATTTTCgaaaccaaatatttttcttaggtGTATTATTCATAAATGgagactaaaaatatatatatatatatatatatatatatatcgaaatGTGTTAATAAAATACCTACTTCTCTCTAAAACCCCATCTcaattttccctttttgttGAAAACAGTTTTCCCCTTTTCCCACTAAAAGAGACCaatattttgcatttatttAGTTCCTAATGGGACATCCTGACGACTTAATGTTATTCTTCTCTAATACTAAATTTTGGATTCAAATTAGGTCTAATCTTTTCAAAACTATatccaacaaaaaaaatggTCCTTTACACATTCCAATCTTATCAATTTTTAGAAGAGAGAAACCTTATTTTTGGCTTAATTGTACTCCCTTCGAGTTTGATTTAAATCCAACCAGcatctgttaaaaaaaaagaaaaaaaaaaaaaaggtttatgatCTGTTAGTCTTTGAATTATAATCATAGGTACactttagttttttaaatttttttttcttttggcattTTAACTTCtgaaattcattttttaatatattttggttcttcaattaattttaatctaagttttagcaattttgaaagataaaatacatttattataacaaagaaataacaaattataaaatcaaataattttacaattacTTCTGCATATACATTAGGTATACTAAGCATCTTAAAAATTCTAAGAGgtagacaaaaaaaattttaaaactaaaatacatccaaaactaaaatttaacgACTAAAatgcggaaaaaaaaaaaaagcaaaacaaaacaaaacaaaacaaaaaacaaaaaacaaagtaCAATTATAGGTATAATTTAGAAACTAACATAATTaacaatcataaaaaaaaaaaaaaaaatatcatctacCGCCATAGTAGTTTTAAAAGATTTGCATTTATCCCCTACTTTTATATTCACACCGTTTGAATTTAATAGCAATCTCTATCATTTGGATCCCCATAAGTGTGTAATTGACATTTTCAGAATAAAAAAAGGTCTCGCTAAAATAAACAGGAACCTCGGGGCTGGGGAGGAATTTTCCCTATTACCCATGTAGTATAATCAGTTTTTCCCCCGTACTTACAGAATCTGTGTGTACTAGGGCCAAAAGAAAATGCAGGAGGGCTACATATATAAGACCAGGATAGTAGGAATTTAATGCAATATTCACCATCAAATGGTGAAAAAAAATAGTACTTTTTCTATACAAAATTACCATTGCAAAAATTATAGcattcctattattattattataattattatttaatagctttttttatttttattttttgcgtaCCGAATCGAGAAATAGTAGGGTATTGATCTACACCAAAAGGATTCCTTAAGAAtgactattatatattttcccctttttttttatttctctttcattctttttcccTGTTTTACAGACACTGAGGACCCATGAAAAGA is a genomic window containing:
- the LOC107434905 gene encoding homeobox-leucine zipper protein ATHB-13; protein product: MTGNAMAFFPTNFMLQTPHEDDHQPPTSLNPILPPCTPQDFHGVASFLGKKSMSFSGIELGEEANGEDDLSDDGSQAGEKKRRLNMEQVKTLEKNFELGNKLEPERKMQLARALGLQPRQIAIWFQNRRARWKTKQLEKDYELLKRQFEAIKADNDALQTQNQKLQAEILALKNREPTESINLNKETEGSCSNRSENSSEIKLDISRTPAIDSHPITRRTLFPSSIRPTGVAQLFQNSSSRGPDHLQCQKNNNNNNIDHMVKEESLSNMFCGIDDQSGFWPWLEQQHFN